One Vanacampus margaritifer isolate UIUO_Vmar chromosome 20, RoL_Vmar_1.0, whole genome shotgun sequence DNA window includes the following coding sequences:
- the sgk3 gene encoding serine/threonine-protein kinase Sgk3, whose protein sequence is MEEQSDLPNVSIPCHNEQRDKKKRYTVYKVIVNVGQQEWFVFRRYAEFDKLYNTLKKQFPSLSLKIPAKRIFGDNFEPEFIRQRRAGLHEFIKGIVSLPQLCNNPDVRSFLLMDKMQNLQNSDASEDEDDKNNSSSGNINLGPSGNPHAKPTDFDFLKVIGKGSFGKVFLAKRKLDAKYYAIKVLQKKVILNRKEQKHIMAERNVLLKNVKHPFLVGLHYSFQTADKLYFVLDFVNGGELFFHLQKERTFLEPRARFYIAEMASALGYLHLLNIVYRDLKPENILLDHEGHIVLTDFGLCKEGISQTDTTSTFCGTPEYLAPEVLRKQPYDNTVDWWCLGSVLYEMLFGLPPFYSRDTHEMYDNILHKPLVMRAGASNSAWSLLQGLLEKDGALRLGARDDFNEIKTHPFFSSINWKDLEQKKIPPPFTPNVNSFSDISNFDLEFTEEMVPNSVCWTQEHSIVNASVMEADDAFVGFSYAPPSDDSFL, encoded by the exons ATGGAGGAGCAATCGGACCTGCCTAACGTCAGCATACCGTGCCACAATGAGCAGAGGGACAAGAAAAAGCGCTACACG gtttatAAAGTGATCGTCAACGTGGGGCAGCAGGAGTGGTTCGTCTTCAGACGATACGCTGAGTTCGATAAACTCTACAACACG tTAAAAAAACAGTTCCCATCTTTAAGTTTGAAGATTCCCGCCAAGAGGATCTTCGGGGATAACTTTGAACCCG AATTCATCAGGCAGAGACGAGCCGGCTTGCACGAGTTCATTAAAGGCATCGTGTCCCTTCCGCAGCTTTGCAACAA CCCAGATGTGAGGAGTTTCCTGCTAATGGACAAAATGCAAAACTTGCAGAACTCCGACGCGTCCGAAGATGAAGACGACAAA AACAACTCATCATCCGGAAACATTAACCTGGGACCGTCTGGAAACCCACA CGCCAAGCCCACtgactttgactttttaaaagtcATCGGAAAGGGAAGCTTTGGGAAG GTGTTCCTGGCCAAGAGGAAGCTGGACGCCAAGTATTACGCCATAAAGGTCCTACAGAAAAAGGTCATTCTCAACAGAAAAGAG CAAAAACACATCATGGCGGAGCGCAACGTGCTGCTGAAGAACGTGAAACATCCCTTCCTGGTGGGCCTCCACTACTCCTTCCAGACCGCAGACAAGTTGTATTTTGTCTTGGATTTTGTCAACGGAGGGGAA CTTTTCTTCCACCTTCAAAAAGAGCGGACCTTTTTGGAACCCCGAGCCAGGTTCTACATTGCCGAAATGGCCAGCGCACTTGGCTATCTGCACTTGCTCAATATCGTTTACAG GGACTTGAAGCCTGAAAATATCCTGCTGGACCACGAA GGTCACATCGTTTTGACGGATTTTGGCTTGTGCAAGGAAGGCATTTCCCAGACGGATACCACAAGCACTTTTTGTGGCACACCCGAG TACTTGGCTCCAGAGGTGCTGAGGAAGCAGCCGTATGACAACACGGTGGACTGGTGGTGTCTGGGTTCCGTGCTATATGAGATGCTATTTGGTTTG CCGCCGTTTTACAGCAGGGACACGCACGAGATGTACGACAACATTCTGCACAAGCCGCTGGTAATGCGCGCCGGCGCGTCCAACTCGGCCTGGTCGCTGCTGCAAGGCCTGCTGGAGAAGGACGGAGCACTCAGGCTGGGAGCAAGGGACGACTTT aATGAGATCAAAACGCACCCCTTCTTCTCCTCCATCAACTGGAAGGACCTTGAACAGAAGAAGATCCCTCCCCCATTTACGCCCaacgtg aaCTCTTTCTCCGACATCTCGAATTTTGACCTTGAGTTCACTGAAGAGATGGTGCCCAACTCTGTGTGTTGGACCCAGGAGCACTCCATCGTCAATGCCAGCGTGATGGAGGCCGACGACGCCTTTGTGGGTTTCTCGTACGCCCCGCCCTCTGATGACTCATTCCTATAA
- the mybl1 gene encoding myb-related protein A isoform X2, whose translation MDNVRSSRSHDEDEEPPSRDDDTKERSKDKKVRRKVKWSHDEDEKLKELVEQRGTDSWKSITNSFPGRTDGQCQHRWQKVLNPELVKGPWTKEEDQKLIDLVHKYGPKRWSVIAKHLQGRIGKQCRERWHNHLNPQVKKSSWTQEEDLIIYEVRKQLGNRWAEIAKLLPGRTDNSIKNHWNSTLRRRVEQEGYLRNGSPKMPTSSHGSGGKPRPTPAEPQSHDRSPLPPVTPPNQIAVYHVDAQGLHQRDTSDFILSFLEQYSSWSDGTPDTASSSSNSLEAQADSRSWSEAENPQGAPGQLPVPPSKFLVLEATKMLSTLQKLCNMAETFELIDSDPAGWSDVANFDLSETAAAPRHDQAAFAVLQEGTADASAGISAHKACPTAASSKASAAKSRRREREPSPTEIYRYSSCLENISNSPKRTPTKSLPFTPSGFCNISAAEHLNLEKPALTSTPVCSQKGLLGTPLHKESTHQKENNRPRTPTFHETVMIPTPRTPTPFKNALAAQEKMHGPLKMEPQPLAFLEEDIREVLKQETGSDIFNRATILQPDERAWKQNMDGPARKVRKSLVLDPWGKDCPNVQQLCQDQLNDAQVPEESLLSNSSLSSSTSEQPQHEEAVAEEDCGHSLTERKETPSVAPRHPPRFGKKPDKVSEWEAVVYGNTEDQQTMTKQAREYVNKYLPPGSPTPGDLAH comes from the exons ATGGACAACGTGAGGTCATCACGCAG CCACGACGAGGACGAAGAGCCACCCTCCAGAGATGACGACACCAAAGAGAGGAGCAAAGACAAGAAGGTTCGGCGCAAAGTGAAGTGGTCCCACGACGAG GATGAAAAGCTGAAAGAGCTGGTGGAGCAACGTGGCACAGACTCTTGGAAATCAATAACCAACTCCTTTCCC GGGAGGACAGATGGTCAATGTCAGCACCGCTGGCAGAAGGTGCTCAACCCCGAGCTGGTGAAAGGCCCGTGGACAAAGGAGGAGGATCAGAAG CTCATCGACCTGGTGCACAAGTACGGCCCCAAGCGCTGGTCGGTGATCGCCAAGCACCTCCAGGGCCGCATCGGCAAGCAGTGCCGCGAGCGCTGGCACAATCACCTCAACCCCCAGGTGAAGAAGTCATCGTGGACCCAGGAGGAGGACCTGATCATCTACGAGGTCCGCAAGCAACTGGGCAACCGCTGGGCCGAGATCGCCAAGCTCCTTCCCGGACG GACGGACAACTCCATCAAGAACCACTGGAACTCCACCCTGAGACGGAGAGTGGAGCAAGAGGGCTACCTGCGGAATGGCAGCCCCAAGATGCCCACGTCCTCCCATGGCAGCGGCGGCAAGCCGCGTCCGACGCCGGCCGAGCCGCAGAGCCACGATCGGAGCCCCTTGCCCCCTGTGACACCACCCAACCAG ATTGCAGTCTATCATGTCGATGCTCAAGGGCTCCACCAGAGGGACACTTCAGATTTTATTCTG AGCTTCTTGGAGCAGTATTCGTCCTGGTCGGACGGCACACCCGATACagcgagcagcagcagcaacagcctGGAGGCGCAGGCCGACAGTAGGTCCTGGTCGGAGGCGGAGAACCCGCAAGGAGCCCCTGGCCAGCTGCCCGTGCCCCCAAGCAAGTTCTTGGTTCTGGAGGCCACCAAAATGTTGTCCACCCTGCAGAAGTTATGCAACATGGCAGAGACTTTTGAGCTCATCGATTCG GACCCGGCGGGGTGGAGCGATGTGGCCAATTTCGACCTCTCCGAGACGGCGGCGGCGCCCCGGCACGACCAGGCCGCCTTCGCCGTGCTCCAAGAGGGAACCGCTGACGCTTCGGCCGGCATCTCGGCGCACAAGGCTTGCCCGACCGCAGCCTCCTCCAAGGCTTCGGCGGCCAAGAGTAGGCGGAGAGAGCGAGAGCCGTCTCCTACCGAGATCTACCGGTACTCCTCATGCTTGGAAAACATTTCCAATTCGCCCAAGAGGACGCCCACCAAGTCGCTGCCATTCACGCCGTCGGGG TTCTGTAACATATCGGCTGCGGAGCATCTCAACTTGGAGAAACCGGCGCTCACGTCCACGCCCGTGTGCAGCCAAAAGGGTCTACTCGGCACGCCGCTTCACAAAGAATCCACACACCAGAAAGAGAACAATCG TCCTAGGACACCCACGTTTCATGAAACAGTTATGATTCCAACACCGAGGACGCCGACGCCCTTCAAGAATGCTTTGGCGGCACAGGAGAAAATGCACGGCCCGCTTAAGATGGAA ccGCAGCCGTTAGCTTTCCTGGAAGAAGATATTCGCGAGGTTCTGAAGCAAGAGACCGGGTCCGACATCTTTAACAGGGCGACCATTTTGCAGCCTGACGAAAGAGCATGGAAGCAAAAC ATGGACGGTCCAGCTAGAAAAGTGCGCAAGTCTCTGGTGTTGGACCCTTGGGGGAAAGACTGTCCCAATGTGCAGCAGCTGTGCCAGGATCAGCTCAACGATGCACAA GTTCCGGAAGAGAGTCTCCTTTCCAACTCCTCTCTGAGCTCCTCGACCTCTGAGCAGCCGCAGCATGAAGAGGCGGTGGCGGAGGAGGACTGCGGGCACTCTCTGACGGAGCGGAAGGAGACTCCTTCGGTGGCACCGCGCCACCCTCCCCGCTTCGGGAAAAAGCCTGACAAG GTGAGCGAGTGGGAAGCGGTGGTCTACGGCAACACGGAGGACCAGCAGACCATGACTAAGCAGGCCCGCGAGTACGTGAACAAGTACCTGCCGCCCGGCAGCCCCACCCCGGGGGACCTTGCACACTAA
- the rrs1 gene encoding ribosome biogenesis regulatory protein homolog, protein MATTAACNVDELLAQAERDEAEKLRSITVDRELELDFDLGNLLACDKNRVEARDLAGESKADILRSLARDNTQLLINKLWKLPTERIQEAVVAKLPDPTTALPREKPPPKPRPPTKWEQFAKLKGIQKKKKTNLVWDETAKEWRRRWGYNRAKDDTKEWVIEVPETADPNEDQFAKRVAAKKERVAKNELNRLRNIARAQKVKVPGVGLTPVAQQSKDELSRAASVARVSTASVGKFQEGLPKEKPARGTGKKRKFQPVVGDFGAEKEKQLELLKLMGSKRSTLNVTKATNKQMREEDREAAAARYSKRGKQAGRKGRGDRAAAGKGKGKKGARGKPAGGKPQRGRPTGGKKSKPGKR, encoded by the exons ATGGCTACTACAGCTGCTTGTAACGTCGACGAGCTCCTCGCCCAGGCGGAGCGCGACGAAGCGGAGAAGCTCCGCAGCATCACAGTGGACAGGGAGCTCGAACTGGACTTCGATTTGGGCAACCTGCTGGCCTGCGACAAGAACCGCGTGGAGGCTCGCGACTTGGCCGGGGAGAGCAAGGCCGACATTCTCCGCTCGCTGGCGCGCGACAACACGCAGCTTCTCATTAACAAGCTGTGGAAGCTCCCCACGGAGAGGATCCAGGAGGCCGTGGTGGCCAAGCTACCCGACCCGACGACCGCCTTGCCCCGGGAGAAGCCGCCGCCAAAGCCCCGGCCTCCGACCAAg TGGGAGCAGTTCGCCAAGTTGAAGGGcatccagaagaagaagaagaccaaccTGGTGTGGGACGAGACAGCCAAAGAATGGCGACGGCGGTGGGGATACAATCGGGCCAAGGACGACACCAAGGAGTGGGTCATCGAGGTCCCGGAGACCGCCGACCCCAACGAGGACCAGTTCGCCAAGCGGGTCGCAGCTAAGAAGGAGCGGGTCGCCAAGAACGAGCTCAACCGGCTGCGGAACATCGCTCGGGCGCAGAAGGTCAAGGTCCCCGGCGTGGGCCTGACACCCGTGGCCCAGCAGTCCAAAGACGAGCTGAGTCGAGCGGCCAGCGTGGCGCGGGTGTCCACCGCCTCAGTGGGGAAGTTCCAGGAGGGGCTCCCCAAGGAGAAACCGGCCAGGGGCACCG GCAAGAAGCGCAAGTTCCAGCCGGTGGTGGGCGACTTCGGCGCAGAGAAGGAGAAGCAGCTGGAGCTCCTCAAGTTGATGGGGAGCAAGAGGTCCACGCTGAACGTCACCAAGGCGACCAACAAGCAGATGAGGGAGGAGGACCgagaggcggcggcggcccgGTACAGCAAGAGGGGCAAGCAGGCCGGGAGGAAGGGACGCGGggatcgcgcggcggccggcaaGGGGAAAGGAAAGAAGGGGGCTCGGGGCAAACCGGCAGGGGGGAAACCTCAACGAGGAAGACCTACAGGAGGGAAGAAGTCCAAACCTGGGAAGCGATGA
- the LOC144040411 gene encoding uncharacterized protein LOC144040411 has protein sequence MQRIYMHSHHEHLEVFTTVLAPQGRHQYRSNDDMMVVVHSYSPLWPDELELNAGDVIVVLSQDCSGRWFGRLQDGQQGYFPASCVLELGQENLAPKARLRRRSASQRTASTSDGDGGCVRRNSTSGPVLQALRRASRSGGEADAGEAPVPPRRPAPPPAQRSPHGTPQMQRSPGLLHRILSRCRRKSECQGATNEAFEGD, from the exons ATGCAGCGCATCTACATGCACAGCCACCACGAGCACCTGGAGGTGTTCACCACCGTGCTCGCGCCGCAAG GCCGACATCAATACAGAAGCAACGATGAcatg ATGGTGGTGGTGCACAGCTACAGCCCCCTCTGGCCAGACGAGCTGGAGCTGAACGCCGGTGACGTCATCGTGGTTCTGTCCCAGGACTGTTCGGGTCGCTGGTTCGGGCGCCTGCAGGACGGCCAACAAGGATACTTCCCCGCCTCCTGCGTCCTGGAACTCGGACAG GAAAACTTGGCACCCAAAGCTCGTTTAAGGAGGAGGAGCGCGTCCCAGCGAACCGCCTCGACCTCGGATGGCGACGGGGGATGCGTACGGCGCAATAGTACCAG CGGTCCGGTTCTGCAGGCTCTGCGAAGGGCGAGCCGCTCAGGAGGGGAAGCGGACGCCGGTGAAGCCCCGGTCCCCCCGCGGAGGCCCGCGCCCCCACCGGCCCAACGCAGCCCCCACGGCACCCCTCAGATGCAGCGCTCCCCGGGCCTGCTCCACAGGATCCTATCCAGGTGCCGCCGGAAGAGCGAATGTCAGGGAGCCACAAACGAGGCCTTTGAGGGGGACTGA
- the mybl1 gene encoding myb-related protein A isoform X1, whose translation MDNVRSSRSHDEDEEPPSRDDDTKERSKDKKVRRKVKWSHDEDEKLKELVEQRGTDSWKSITNSFPGRTDGQCQHRWQKVLNPELVKGPWTKEEDQKLIDLVHKYGPKRWSVIAKHLQGRIGKQCRERWHNHLNPQVKKSSWTQEEDLIIYEVRKQLGNRWAEIAKLLPGRTDNSIKNHWNSTLRRRVEQEGYLRNGSPKMPTSSHGSGGKPRPTPAEPQSHDRSPLPPVTPPNQIAVYHVDAQGLHQRDTSDFILPTCPDDPDREQRIKELELLLMSAESEVRRRGPCSFLEQYSSWSDGTPDTASSSSNSLEAQADSRSWSEAENPQGAPGQLPVPPSKFLVLEATKMLSTLQKLCNMAETFELIDSDPAGWSDVANFDLSETAAAPRHDQAAFAVLQEGTADASAGISAHKACPTAASSKASAAKSRRREREPSPTEIYRYSSCLENISNSPKRTPTKSLPFTPSGFCNISAAEHLNLEKPALTSTPVCSQKGLLGTPLHKESTHQKENNRPRTPTFHETVMIPTPRTPTPFKNALAAQEKMHGPLKMEPQPLAFLEEDIREVLKQETGSDIFNRATILQPDERAWKQNMDGPARKVRKSLVLDPWGKDCPNVQQLCQDQLNDAQVPEESLLSNSSLSSSTSEQPQHEEAVAEEDCGHSLTERKETPSVAPRHPPRFGKKPDKVSEWEAVVYGNTEDQQTMTKQAREYVNKYLPPGSPTPGDLAH comes from the exons ATGGACAACGTGAGGTCATCACGCAG CCACGACGAGGACGAAGAGCCACCCTCCAGAGATGACGACACCAAAGAGAGGAGCAAAGACAAGAAGGTTCGGCGCAAAGTGAAGTGGTCCCACGACGAG GATGAAAAGCTGAAAGAGCTGGTGGAGCAACGTGGCACAGACTCTTGGAAATCAATAACCAACTCCTTTCCC GGGAGGACAGATGGTCAATGTCAGCACCGCTGGCAGAAGGTGCTCAACCCCGAGCTGGTGAAAGGCCCGTGGACAAAGGAGGAGGATCAGAAG CTCATCGACCTGGTGCACAAGTACGGCCCCAAGCGCTGGTCGGTGATCGCCAAGCACCTCCAGGGCCGCATCGGCAAGCAGTGCCGCGAGCGCTGGCACAATCACCTCAACCCCCAGGTGAAGAAGTCATCGTGGACCCAGGAGGAGGACCTGATCATCTACGAGGTCCGCAAGCAACTGGGCAACCGCTGGGCCGAGATCGCCAAGCTCCTTCCCGGACG GACGGACAACTCCATCAAGAACCACTGGAACTCCACCCTGAGACGGAGAGTGGAGCAAGAGGGCTACCTGCGGAATGGCAGCCCCAAGATGCCCACGTCCTCCCATGGCAGCGGCGGCAAGCCGCGTCCGACGCCGGCCGAGCCGCAGAGCCACGATCGGAGCCCCTTGCCCCCTGTGACACCACCCAACCAG ATTGCAGTCTATCATGTCGATGCTCAAGGGCTCCACCAGAGGGACACTTCAGATTTTATTCTG CCGACGTGCCCGGACGATCCCGACAGAGAGCAAAGAATTAAGGAGCTCGAGCTGCTGCTTATGTCAGCCGAGAGCGAAGTCCGTCGCAGAGGTCCATGC AGCTTCTTGGAGCAGTATTCGTCCTGGTCGGACGGCACACCCGATACagcgagcagcagcagcaacagcctGGAGGCGCAGGCCGACAGTAGGTCCTGGTCGGAGGCGGAGAACCCGCAAGGAGCCCCTGGCCAGCTGCCCGTGCCCCCAAGCAAGTTCTTGGTTCTGGAGGCCACCAAAATGTTGTCCACCCTGCAGAAGTTATGCAACATGGCAGAGACTTTTGAGCTCATCGATTCG GACCCGGCGGGGTGGAGCGATGTGGCCAATTTCGACCTCTCCGAGACGGCGGCGGCGCCCCGGCACGACCAGGCCGCCTTCGCCGTGCTCCAAGAGGGAACCGCTGACGCTTCGGCCGGCATCTCGGCGCACAAGGCTTGCCCGACCGCAGCCTCCTCCAAGGCTTCGGCGGCCAAGAGTAGGCGGAGAGAGCGAGAGCCGTCTCCTACCGAGATCTACCGGTACTCCTCATGCTTGGAAAACATTTCCAATTCGCCCAAGAGGACGCCCACCAAGTCGCTGCCATTCACGCCGTCGGGG TTCTGTAACATATCGGCTGCGGAGCATCTCAACTTGGAGAAACCGGCGCTCACGTCCACGCCCGTGTGCAGCCAAAAGGGTCTACTCGGCACGCCGCTTCACAAAGAATCCACACACCAGAAAGAGAACAATCG TCCTAGGACACCCACGTTTCATGAAACAGTTATGATTCCAACACCGAGGACGCCGACGCCCTTCAAGAATGCTTTGGCGGCACAGGAGAAAATGCACGGCCCGCTTAAGATGGAA ccGCAGCCGTTAGCTTTCCTGGAAGAAGATATTCGCGAGGTTCTGAAGCAAGAGACCGGGTCCGACATCTTTAACAGGGCGACCATTTTGCAGCCTGACGAAAGAGCATGGAAGCAAAAC ATGGACGGTCCAGCTAGAAAAGTGCGCAAGTCTCTGGTGTTGGACCCTTGGGGGAAAGACTGTCCCAATGTGCAGCAGCTGTGCCAGGATCAGCTCAACGATGCACAA GTTCCGGAAGAGAGTCTCCTTTCCAACTCCTCTCTGAGCTCCTCGACCTCTGAGCAGCCGCAGCATGAAGAGGCGGTGGCGGAGGAGGACTGCGGGCACTCTCTGACGGAGCGGAAGGAGACTCCTTCGGTGGCACCGCGCCACCCTCCCCGCTTCGGGAAAAAGCCTGACAAG GTGAGCGAGTGGGAAGCGGTGGTCTACGGCAACACGGAGGACCAGCAGACCATGACTAAGCAGGCCCGCGAGTACGTGAACAAGTACCTGCCGCCCGGCAGCCCCACCCCGGGGGACCTTGCACACTAA